caaaattaaaaaaggagCCAGTCACAATCCTGAGTGCTGTGAAGGAGGCAACAGGGCATtcaaataaaagattaataaCCACAATGTCTACACGGTCCGTGGCAGGGcttgaagatgaaaataaaaatttcaactaCGAAAGGGGTTCATCAACACCCAGAGATTGGGCTGCCCACCTGGAGTGGAGGCTGACCTGGAAATCAAATTCTTTTGAGGGCCTATACATGGCAATTGGCAAAAAACATGATAGAACGAAACAaatcaattcctttcttttttgaaaatggcTCCTAAGGAAGAGCTTGAAGTTAGTCCTTTGTCCATGGTCTTGCCTATTCAGCCATCCAGAGCTTGAAGGTCCTGTCATATGAGCAAGTGGCTATGAGTTGCCCATCAGAAGAAATGTCTAGGCCCATCACTTTGCCTTCATGGCCAGCCAGAGTCTTCAGTGGGGACCAGCCTGGGTGGGTCCAGATCTTGGCGGTGTTATCATAAGCACCAGTGAGCAAGAAATTCCCATGGATAGctttaagagaaaagaagggaagctgCTTGAGGAATTCAAGTATCAAGTATTTCCCCATTTGGAAAAGCCCAATATTCTCATCTACATTCCTATGAGGCCTCCAGGGAAAAAGGACTACAGActtaaaaaatgagtaacattATTAAGGTCCTCTGGCTCTTTCCCTGACAATCTTTTCAGAATTAACATTAAGGATTCACTGCTTATaactttcagggaaaaaaatgactcaaaGCATTTATGGAAATCTTCTTTACTTCCCAAAACAGGAAGCATGCTGTGCCATAGCTGTCCAAAAATGTGACAGAGGGAAGGAACTTGTAATGTGCTCCTTTTTCAACAGAGGCCAAATTCTCTTACTCTGCGTGCAAGTTAAGCTAAAGCACGGCCTGCATTCCACAGCAGTGCACTCTGTCCTGTGATTAGGCAAAGCAGGAGGAAAGCTTACGCTCAAACTTGACACCAGTCACTAAGTTCTGATGGGCAGGGATGGTATAGACACAACGCCGCTGTCGAAGGTCCCACACTTTGCAAGTGTTGTCACCGCTGCCGGTTGCAATGTGGTAGCTACGGATCAGACGTAGTGTCCAAGTTAGAAACAAAGGTACATTCTGACCACTAACCTTTCCCGCCCCTCAATCAATGAGTTTATTTTACCCATTGGGGGAGAAATTTATTCCATAGATTTCCTTCAGGTGGCCTTCTAGGAACATGATACACCGTCCTGTGCGCAGATCCCAAACACGACCAAATGCATCCAGTCCCCTGACAAAATAATTTGTAAGTGACTATTTTGAATCCATTTCTCTGTGGAAGCAGGGATATGTAACAGGTGAACTACTGAGCTGCCCCTGGCTAGGTGGAAGAAGGCTTACCCAGTGCCAGCCAAAGAGCCATCTTGATGGAAGGCAATGTCATACACGCCCATGCTGTGGCCTTCCTGATGCAGGATCTCTTCTTGAGCCTCCAAATCCCATAAGCGCCATGAGCGGTCATAGctacaaaaaaatcaaaccaacaatGAACAGGCAAATACTCAGTTTCTACAATGTGTAACGTACTATAAACACCTGTAGCTTAAATTATGCTTCTGATgaggcgcctgcgtggctcagccggttaagcacatgccttcagctcgggttacgATCCCAGTGTCAGGCTCTCGGCTCCGAGGGgcgcctgcttctacctctccctctgctgctccccctgcttgtgcttgctctttttCCTATTCATACATCCATATTaacaaaaaattcttttctggCATAAAAAAATACCTCAACAACTAAGCATATCTGTCTTGAGTGCTACCTGGGAAACCATGAACTTCCTACAAATTTATTTCAGTGgctattttaagaataaaattctgtTAGAATGGCCCAGCAGAGACTGCTGCCGTCTTTCTCAATTCCACTGTTAAGTCTTTTCACTCACTGAGTATTTTGGGGGCCTTAAACTGGATGTTGGGGATACAAAAATCAGCCATAAGGAAACAGATCGATGCAACAGATgagagagcacaggaagagaCTCACACATTTTTTTGTGGGTCACTTAATGTGGGTCATTTAATGAGGCCACTAAAGCAATTTCAACAGGAAAacaaagtctcttcaataactggtggtagagaggtgcctggctggctcagctcaTGGAGCACGCGACTCACCTCACGGTTGTGAGTTTGatctccatgttgggtgtagagattacttaaataaataaaacttactttctatttatttattcttatttatttaaagagataaagtatgagggagtgggagagaatctttttttttttattttagagagagagcaaaagagacaGAATGCACGCATGCCATGCGCGCacaagcaagagagggagagggaaagcgagaaagaaactccagcagactccgtgctgagcctgacttggggctcaatcccacaacctgaagttcacaacctgagccaaaaccaagagttggggcgcctgggtggctcaggtgattaagcatctgcctttggctcgggtcgtgacccagagtcctgggattgagtcccgcattgggttccttgcttagAGGAgcgcctgcttcttcctctccttatgccacttccccctgcttgtgctctttctctctaataaataaaacctttaaaaacaaaaacaagtcaaaatcaagagtcagacgttcaaccgACTGCATggcccagaggcccagggagagaatcttaagcagactctatgctgagcatagagcccaatatggggctcaatctcacaaccctgagatcatgacctgaaccgaaatcaagagtcggatgctcaactgaatgagccactcaggaaccccttAAATAGAACAAAACTTTAAAGCAAAACACTCACAACTTAAacaacccaaaaccaaaaaactacaCCTCAATaaacctcaaacaaacaaatacatggTGGTAGAACTGtgtgtaaaaataaagaaaaaaaaacctcaattaaaaaaataggtaaagcATCTGGACAATGCACAGAGGAGTGtttacaaatggtcaataagctgATGATAAAATACCCAATACCATGAGTCATaagagtaataaaaattaaaactatgaaattTCACTATGCACTTGACAGAACAGCCAAAATGGTAAAACTGACAACACAAAATGCTGGCATGGATGTGAAGCAAGCAGAATTCTGGGAATGTGAAATTTACAACGAATTTGAAAAACCAGCTGGgagttttaaaaaagttaaacatacagcTACTCTATGACCTAGCTACCACATCCCTGGTTATTCATTcaagagaaagtaaagaaatacatGTCTGCCAAAAACATTGCACAAGAGTATTTACGGCACCTTTATTCTGACTGACCCAAACCTGGAAACGTCCCAAATCTCCATCACAGGAGAATGGATGAACTGTGGCAGAGCCACACAACTGAATACTCCTTGGCTATAAAAAGGAACTACTGATACACGCGACATAAATGATCCCCACCCCATTTTccctgagagagagggggaaagagagagtgagagagaatctcaagcaggttccatgtccagcacagagcctgatgtggggctcaatctcatgaccctgggatcatgaactgagccgaaaagaagagccagatgctcaactgagccaccgaagtgccctgaaatgaatcttaaaaacattatgctaagcaaaagaagttagGCACAAACAAGTTCACAGAATATGAACAGACCAAATTAATTTACGTTCATAGAAACTGTAACAGTGGTTGCTTTAGAAGGGGAAGTCCCCTGCAAAAGGGCATGAGGGAATTTTCCAGGGTGATGGAAACAGTTCGTTGACAGCGATATGGGTTACCTGAGCATATGCATTTGaactgtacactgaaaataaatctaTTCCACTGCATGTAAATTGTATCTCAGTTAAAGAATTCTTTAACatggtgcctggttggctcagttaagcgtctgactcttggtttctgctcaggtgatgatttcaggatcttgagatcaggtcccaaattgggctctgcactcagcaggaagtccgcttgtccctctccctctgctccttcccacacctgtgttctctctcaaacaaaaacaatctttaaaagaaaaaagattctcaggtgcctgggtggctcagttatgtgtctgcctttggctcagatcatgatcctggagtcctgggatgggaccctgcatggggctccctgctcagtagaagtcaacttctccctttccccttctctgtcccccaaataaaaaaaaattctttggggcgcctaggtggtttagtcagttaagcgtctgccttaagctcagggcatgatcccagggtcctgggatggaaccccatgtccgactccctactcagcaaggagtctgcttcttgctcgctctctgcctctctgcttgctcgtgctcactctctcaaatcaataaataaaatcttttaccaaaaaaaaagtatttaacagATTCTGTCCTTAATGAAGTTGCAgaaccagaaaaggagaaaatttaattaaaaaaaaaaatatatatatatatatacatatatatatttatttatttgacagatacagatcacaagtaggccgagaggcaggcagagagagagagagaggaggaagcaggctccctgctgagcagagagcccaatgtggggctcaatcccaggaccctggaatcatggcccgagacgaaggcagaggcttcgactcactgagccgcccaggcgcccctaatttttaagattttaagtaatctctacatccaatgtgggccttgaacttaaaaccccaagatcaagagctgcatggtgtactgactgagccagccagatgccccagaaagGGAGACCAACTTGTAAGCAAAGCGATTTCAATATAATGTgcagtggaaaaacaaaaacaaaaacaaaaacaccactaGGACTGGTCAAGAAAGAGAACAGTGAAAATTCTAGTTTTCTGGCAATTACTGAAATTTCAGATTAACTGAAGTTTAAAAGCAAATATACTTGGCCCAAACTTTATCATATACTCTAATTCTGATTCATTGCAGCCCAAGAAAATCCTATTTGAAGATCtctggtctgaaattttccttggCAGTTAGTCGCGAGGCTTAACAGGATGCCACAGGTCTGTATGGACAGTAAGAGGATGGCTCACCAGGTGGTGCCCAAGAAACGCCCTGATGGATGCCACATTACACGAGCCACACGCACTGTATGGCCTTCAATATCCGCCACTGGTTCATCACTGAAAAAGAATCAATAGAAGGGAATAAACTATTTTATAGTCATAAATGTTCATTGAATTTATTAGCTGTTGCGACAGACACACCCATTCTATAGATTTAAAAGGCCAAATTTTAACTAAACTCACTGTTAAAAATacagggcttaaaaaaaaaaaaagtagggttaACAATTTATGCTACTTTCTGAAGTCTTAAAAGATTTGGGGCTATTTCCTGTGCAATACTGCCCTTAGTACTTCAATACATACTATCTTGCTTTATCTCAATTCAATATGTTAATCAATGCTTAATGCTATTATCATTCAGGATTAGAGAACAATAAAGGATAATACAGCCTGACAAGCAAAATAGTCTCTTTACACCAAAGGAGAGCTGAGATTCTAGAAAGGAAACATATTTTGAGAGGGATGCAAAGCTACAGAAGTTTTGGTACAAGTGGATTAAAGATAAATTTGTCTCAAATTTTAGCTTGTTGAAGGATGCAAATGAAAAAAGGAGCTCCTCAACAGAGGCTTAATTTCCTTTGGTGGCCATTAAATTCTACTCCccagcaaccaaagaaaaaagaactgaaacaccAGAGAAAGGAAGTAAACACGAACCCTAAAGAGGGCAATTAAAAAGGGAACTTTGTCAATGTGCATACATAGAGCTAATCAAAGCCCTAGGGGAACAAATATTGCTAAGTGATACCAAAGCCAATTAAAACTGGCTGTGCTCAGAGGTAAGACCCTGTCTGGCAAAGAGTAGAGACTAATTAGCTCTGTACAAAAACCTGGCAGGAAAGTCGCATGTGctttcccaaagaaagaaaattaagcaagTGAATTCAGATTTCCTTTAGCCAACAAAGTGCTTTCACAAATTTCTCGGAAAACAATAAtcataaacacattaaaaaaaaccccaaactgtcGTAATGGGAAAATATGTTCTAGGTAAAGGAGGATGGTGTTGGGAGGAGTCCCCACGACCTTTGTAATACTGCCTCAGAACTTCACTGTCCTCTCCCCTGCAGTCATCTGCTGGGAGCCAATGTGCTGCCAAGAATGTTCTCTTTAGTTCATCTACCAAACAGTGCTTCTCTCCAAGTCAGTGTATTATACAGGAGGTGTCAACAGATCTTTCTAGAATAACTGGACTGGGAAAACAATGGCTACTATGTTAGAGGGAAAAATCAAGGTGCAAAGTTAACAAATAAAAACCTGACATAACTCCTCTGGTGAGAAGAggtcaaagaaagaaattccacatTCTATGTTCACACCAAGTTCCCCTGACTCAGACCATCTCTGAGGTTAGATGACAGATTTTCAGGTCCCAAGGATAACCAAGCAACTCTACTTTAGTAACTGCAGTATGGGCAGAAGAGTCAGGTTCACCTGTCAAGGCTCCAAAGCTTCACAGAACCATCAGCAGCACAAGAGGCCAGATTGACATCTTTTTGGTCCAAGGAAACAGTGGATTTTGGATGGAATACAATTGCTCCTACATTTGTGTTATGGCCTAAAGGAATGTAAGAAATCAAAGTTAAAGGTTTCCTACCCCTTACAATTTATGTACAGAACAGACTATGATGAGTAACACAATATACATTAGGGAACATGTGGACAAATAAGGTATTGAAGTGATTactgaactattaaaaaaatttttttaattaatattaaaattacatcaaaaagagcaaaatacaaCCTTCACTTTTGGTTCAGAGATTGTATAATGCCAGAATGGGgctgaacatgaaaaaaaaatctgaacagttTGTATAAAGTCACTGTCTTTGAGCCTTGTGGTGAGAACCACCCAAGACAATTCAAATCAAG
The DNA window shown above is from Mustela erminea isolate mMusErm1 chromosome 12, mMusErm1.Pri, whole genome shotgun sequence and carries:
- the PRPF4 gene encoding U4/U6 small nuclear ribonucleoprotein Prp4 isoform X2, which codes for MLSFIFDRSGLCKLWSVPDCNLLHTLRGHNTNVGAIVFHPKSTVSLDQKDVNLASCAADGSVKLWSLDSDEPVADIEGHTVRVARVMWHPSGRFLGTTCYDRSWRLWDLEAQEEILHQEGHSMGVYDIAFHQDGSLAGTGGLDAFGRVWDLRTGRCIMFLEGHLKEIYGINFSPNGYHIATGSGDNTCKVWDLRQRRCVYTIPAHQNLVTGVKFEPIHGNFLLTGAYDNTAKIWTHPGWSPLKTLAGHEGKVMGLDISSDGQLIATCSYDRTFKLWMAE